From Hippoglossus stenolepis isolate QCI-W04-F060 chromosome 4, HSTE1.2, whole genome shotgun sequence, a single genomic window includes:
- the LOC118105782 gene encoding T-cell surface glycoprotein CD3 delta chain codes for MKFKSFVPACLLLLWTLPDTAAVEKIGVTTTLDGIKMTCKGGGEYFPSTQEPSMNLIYKDENTGEYHCLKNETKLITIFVKFRTCDTCIELNPASIAGIAIGDAVATIVLGVAVYLVASQAGPVSPHKKTSNRQPPTDTRSRTPNDPYQRLRFKNGARKDEYDVIGNVR; via the exons atgaaatttaaatcatttgtgCCTGcgtgtttgctgctgctttgGACACTGCCAG acacagcagcagttgAAAAGATTGGAGTCACAACAACATTAGACGGGATTAAGATGACTTGCAAGGGCGGAGGTGAATATTTCCCAAGTACACAGGAGCCATCTATGAATCTGATCTACAAAGATGAGAACACAGGAGAGTACCATTGCCTCAAAAACGAAACGAAACTCATCACAATCTTTGTGAAATTTCGGA ccTGTGACACCTGCATCGAGCTGAACCCAGCTTCCATAGCCGGCATCGCTATTGGAGATGCGGTGGCAACAATCGTGTTAGGAGTGGCTGTCTACCTTGTCGCGTCTCAGGCTGGTCCAGTCAGCCCTCACAAGAAAA CTTCCAATCGGCAGCCTCCAACTGACACGCGCAGCAGAACCCCAAACGACCCATACCAG CGTCTGAGATTCAAAAATGGTGCTCGGAAGGACGAATATGATGTTATTGGCAACGTTAGATAG
- the LOC118105721 gene encoding T-cell surface glycoprotein CD3 epsilon chain: MKIHSMGVRAVIAMTLLLSLAASEEETAKGSVKFKGGNFTMSCPGLGKWYRRSAQVGNGEEHDSLELDYNSDTKGLYKCVYKDNGEDKEYYFYVKGKACANCIELEAAPLALAITVDMAGTIILMMIIYKCTKKKSSAGSTQASKAPARAGGRAPPVPSPDYEALNPHTRSQDPYAIVSRTG, from the exons ATGAAAATCCACAGCATGGGTGTCCGGGCAGTCATCGCCATGACGCTCCTCCTGTCATTAGCTGCCAGTGAGGAAGAGACTGCTAAAGGTTCAG TAAAATTCAAGGGGGGAAATTTCACCATGAGCTGTCCAGGGTTAGGGAAATGGTACAGAAGGAGCGCACAAGTGGGAAACGGTGAAGAACATGACAGTTTGGAATTGGACTACAACAGTGATACCAAGGGCTTATACAAATGTGTATACAAGGATAACGGAGAAGATAAAGAATATTATTTCTATGTGAAAGGAAAGG CGTGCGCAAATTGCATCGAGCTTGAGGCAGCTCCGTTAGCCTTGGCCATCACTGTGGACATGGCTGGGACGATAATACTGATGATGATCATCTATAAGTGCACGAAGAAGAAAAGCTCAGCTGGATCTACACAGGCCTCAAAAG CACCAGCTCGTGCAGGAGGCCGTGCTCCACCTGTCCCATCTCCTGACTATGAG GCACTGAACCCTCACACTCGCTCCCAGGACCCTTACGCTATTGTGAGCAGGACGGGATAA